One Comamonas sp. 26 genomic region harbors:
- the asd gene encoding aspartate-semialdehyde dehydrogenase, giving the protein MSKQLVGLVGWRGMVGSVLMDRMQAEGDFALIEPVFFSTSNAGGKAPAMATVHTQLKDANDIAELSKCDIIITCQGGDYTKEVFPQIRAAGWNGHWIDAASSLRMEDNAVIVLDPVNDELIKAKLAAGGKNWIGGNCTNSILLMGLGGLFKAGLVEWVSSMTYQAASGGGANHMRELLKGMGVVHAAVATELATPASAILEIDRKVAITIREEVSTEFFGAPLAGGLIPWIDVQLPNGQSKEEWKGQAEVNKILGTEATIPVDGLCVRIGAMRCHSLALTLKLKKDLPLEEIEALIKGGNPWVKFVANDRAETVKELTPAATTGGLEVAVGRVRKLNMGPEYLSAFVIGDQLLWGAAEPLRRMLRILLAD; this is encoded by the coding sequence ATGAGCAAGCAACTAGTGGGTTTGGTGGGCTGGCGCGGCATGGTCGGCTCCGTGCTGATGGATCGTATGCAGGCCGAAGGCGACTTCGCGCTGATCGAGCCCGTGTTCTTCTCCACCTCCAATGCCGGCGGCAAGGCTCCGGCGATGGCTACGGTCCACACCCAGCTCAAGGATGCCAACGACATCGCCGAGCTGTCCAAGTGCGACATCATCATCACCTGCCAGGGCGGCGACTACACCAAGGAAGTATTCCCCCAGATCCGCGCCGCCGGCTGGAACGGCCACTGGATTGACGCGGCGTCTTCGCTGCGCATGGAAGACAACGCCGTCATCGTGCTGGACCCCGTCAACGACGAGCTGATCAAGGCCAAGCTGGCTGCGGGCGGCAAGAACTGGATTGGCGGCAACTGCACCAACTCCATCTTGCTGATGGGTCTGGGCGGTCTGTTCAAGGCGGGTCTGGTGGAATGGGTTTCCTCCATGACCTACCAGGCCGCATCGGGTGGCGGTGCCAACCACATGCGCGAACTGCTCAAGGGCATGGGCGTGGTCCACGCTGCCGTGGCCACAGAGCTGGCAACGCCCGCTTCCGCCATTCTGGAAATCGACCGCAAGGTGGCCATCACCATCCGTGAAGAGGTATCCACCGAATTCTTCGGTGCACCTCTGGCTGGCGGCCTGATCCCCTGGATCGATGTGCAACTGCCTAACGGCCAGTCCAAGGAAGAGTGGAAGGGCCAGGCCGAGGTCAACAAGATTCTGGGCACCGAAGCCACCATCCCCGTGGATGGCCTGTGCGTACGCATTGGTGCCATGCGCTGCCACTCGCTGGCTTTGACATTGAAGCTCAAGAAAGATCTGCCTCTTGAAGAGATCGAAGCGCTGATCAAGGGCGGCAACCCCTGGGTCAAGTTCGTGGCCAACGATCGCGCAGAGACCGTCAAGGAATTGACGCCTGCCGCTACTACCGGTGGTCTGGAAGTCGCAGTGGGCCGCGTGCGCAAGCTGAACATGGGTCCCGAGTACCTGTCGGCTTTCGTAATTGGCGACCAGTTGCTGTGGGGCGCTGCCGAGCCTCTGCGCCGCATGCTGCGCATCTTGCTGGCTGATTAA
- a CDS encoding YggT family protein, whose amino-acid sequence MLFEIVLFLLDVVVGLISGACLLRMYMQAQRVPFGNPVGQLVFALSDWIVMPLRKIVPAKGRWDKSSLLAAFLLQFAQVLLIWLLLGAKSTALALPWLAFCGLLKVILSGMVGILLVFVILSWVQPYSPIYGVLQRLSDPLVAPIRKVVPLIGNVDFSSLIALIILQVLLMVLNYVQAGGLVTIAGL is encoded by the coding sequence ATGCTGTTTGAAATTGTTTTGTTCCTGCTGGACGTTGTTGTCGGATTGATCAGCGGCGCTTGCCTGTTGCGCATGTATATGCAGGCACAGCGTGTGCCCTTCGGTAACCCCGTGGGGCAGTTGGTGTTTGCCTTGAGCGACTGGATTGTGATGCCGCTGCGCAAGATCGTTCCCGCCAAAGGCCGCTGGGACAAATCAAGCCTGCTGGCCGCCTTTCTGCTGCAATTTGCACAGGTGCTGCTGATCTGGCTTCTGCTGGGAGCCAAAAGCACGGCGCTGGCCCTGCCCTGGCTGGCCTTCTGCGGGCTGCTCAAAGTCATCCTGTCGGGGATGGTGGGCATTTTGCTGGTCTTCGTGATTCTTTCCTGGGTGCAGCCTTACTCGCCCATTTATGGGGTGCTGCAGCGCCTGTCAGACCCGTTGGTCGCTCCCATTCGCAAGGTGGTGCCCCTGATCGGCAATGTGGACTTTTCGTCGCTGATCGCCTTGATTATTCTGCAGGTGCTGCTGATGGTGCTCAACTACGTGCAGGCGGGTGGGCTGGTGACGATTGCAGGACTGTGA
- a CDS encoding LON peptidase substrate-binding domain-containing protein, translated as MTDTQSLHSLPLFPLNTVLFPEGLLSLQVFEVRYLDMVRKCQHAGAPFGVVALQLGHEVRKASSKGEQLHAEGVLAHITRLDSPLSGLLHLQCQGTQRFHIQHCWQLPHGLWVADVNMLPADPKVAVPPHLRSTAYALAQALLNLHGHDPDHAQLPTPEQMHDCAWVANRWAEMLPLPVRVKQQLMTLDAPLLRLELIADVLDQSGIAGMPSAPDS; from the coding sequence ATGACTGATACACAAAGTCTGCACTCCCTGCCCCTGTTCCCTTTGAACACGGTGCTGTTTCCTGAAGGCCTGCTGAGCCTGCAGGTCTTTGAAGTGCGCTATCTGGACATGGTCCGCAAATGCCAACACGCAGGCGCACCTTTCGGGGTGGTGGCGCTGCAACTGGGCCATGAAGTGCGCAAGGCGAGCTCAAAGGGAGAGCAGCTCCACGCCGAAGGGGTGCTGGCCCACATCACCCGGCTCGATTCACCCCTGTCCGGCCTGCTGCATCTGCAATGCCAGGGCACGCAGCGCTTTCATATTCAGCACTGCTGGCAACTGCCGCACGGCCTGTGGGTGGCCGATGTGAACATGCTGCCAGCCGACCCCAAAGTCGCCGTACCACCGCATTTACGCAGCACTGCATACGCCCTGGCACAGGCTCTGCTCAATCTGCATGGCCACGACCCTGACCATGCCCAGCTTCCCACACCCGAGCAGATGCATGACTGCGCTTGGGTGGCCAATCGCTGGGCAGAGATGCTGCCGCTGCCAGTACGCGTCAAGCAGCAGCTCATGACACTGGACGCCCCGCTGCTGCGACTGGAGCTGATTGCAGACGTGCTCGACCAAAGCGGCATTGCCGGCATGCCATCTGCGCCAGATTCATAA
- a CDS encoding phosphoribosylanthranilate isomerase, translating into MNRTRIKICGLTREQDVVAAVAAGADAIGFVLYAKSPRAVTLQRAAELARRLPPFVTPVLLFVNEFASNVIAACAEIPNACVQFHGDESPEDCEAATRGVQPWLRAARIPLGDDAAHFDLVEYAQRYSKAQAILLDAHVDGYGGGGKAFNWSLLPTSVDSHLVLSGGLTPANVTDGILQVRPRGLSLAIDVSSGVEADGPDGKPLKGIKDAHKIHRFIAAVRAADAQILQTDTCLNTSTLTSTATSVATEAASPAKP; encoded by the coding sequence ATGAACCGAACCCGGATCAAGATCTGCGGCCTGACCCGCGAGCAAGATGTAGTCGCGGCAGTCGCGGCTGGTGCTGACGCGATCGGCTTTGTACTCTACGCCAAAAGCCCCCGCGCAGTCACGCTGCAACGCGCGGCAGAGCTGGCCAGGCGCCTGCCGCCGTTTGTCACACCTGTTTTGCTTTTTGTGAATGAATTTGCTAGCAATGTCATAGCTGCTTGCGCAGAAATACCAAACGCTTGCGTGCAATTTCACGGTGATGAATCCCCCGAAGACTGCGAAGCCGCAACCCGGGGCGTGCAACCCTGGCTGCGGGCAGCCCGCATACCCCTAGGGGATGATGCGGCGCATTTTGACCTCGTAGAATACGCACAACGTTATTCAAAAGCCCAGGCCATATTGCTCGACGCCCATGTCGACGGTTATGGCGGCGGCGGAAAAGCATTCAATTGGTCACTTCTGCCAACAAGCGTCGACTCTCACCTCGTTTTGTCTGGTGGACTCACGCCTGCAAACGTGACCGATGGCATCTTGCAAGTACGCCCTCGCGGGCTGTCGCTTGCCATTGATGTGAGCTCGGGCGTCGAGGCCGACGGCCCTGATGGCAAGCCCCTCAAAGGCATCAAGGATGCCCACAAGATTCACCGCTTCATTGCTGCCGTACGCGCAGCTGATGCACAAATTTTGCAGACTGACACATGTTTGAATACCAGTACCCTGACGTCCACGGCCACTTCGGTCGCTACGGAGGCAGCTTCGCCAGCGAAACCCTGA
- the truA gene encoding tRNA pseudouridine(38-40) synthase TruA, translating to MRIALGVSYNGQAYQGWQSQSSGNTVQDKLEAALGRFAAEKVSTICAGRTDAGVHGLMQVVHFDTELDRAPYSWVRGTNTFLPADIAVQWAQPVSEEFHSRYCATGRRYAYVLMQSPVRPSVEAGRVGWMFYPLDGEAMQKAAQYLVGEHDFSSFRASGCQAKTPVKTLYDIRVTRRMTSGGSREAAASSMRPGDTEPMECCYWRFEFDGSAFLHHMVRNIMGCLIAIGQGQYPPEWMKTVLAARSRDAAAPTFSPDGLYFLGPIYDGKWGLPTRTVGFDWLP from the coding sequence ATGCGCATAGCTCTTGGCGTAAGCTACAACGGTCAGGCCTACCAGGGCTGGCAAAGCCAGTCCTCCGGCAACACCGTACAAGACAAACTCGAAGCGGCCCTGGGCCGCTTTGCTGCTGAAAAAGTGTCCACAATTTGCGCAGGCCGCACCGATGCCGGTGTTCACGGCCTGATGCAAGTCGTGCACTTCGATACTGAACTGGACCGTGCGCCCTACTCCTGGGTGCGCGGCACCAATACCTTTTTGCCTGCCGACATTGCCGTGCAATGGGCGCAGCCCGTGTCTGAAGAATTTCACTCACGCTATTGCGCCACGGGCCGCCGCTATGCCTATGTGCTGATGCAGTCGCCTGTGCGCCCCAGCGTAGAAGCGGGCCGCGTGGGCTGGATGTTCTACCCTCTCGATGGCGAGGCCATGCAAAAGGCCGCACAGTATTTGGTGGGCGAGCATGACTTCTCGTCTTTCCGAGCCTCAGGCTGTCAGGCCAAGACGCCGGTCAAGACTCTGTATGACATACGCGTCACCCGTCGCATGACCAGCGGCGGCTCTCGTGAAGCGGCAGCCAGCTCCATGCGCCCCGGTGATACCGAGCCTATGGAATGCTGCTACTGGCGCTTCGAGTTTGATGGCAGCGCTTTTTTGCACCACATGGTGCGCAACATCATGGGCTGCCTGATTGCCATTGGTCAGGGCCAATATCCACCTGAATGGATGAAAACCGTGCTTGCAGCCCGCTCGCGTGATGCTGCTGCCCCCACTTTTTCGCCAGATGGTCTCTACTTCCTCGGCCCCATTTACGATGGAAAATGGGGCCTACCCACCCGTACGGTGGGCTTTGACTGGTTGCCATGA
- the trpB gene encoding tryptophan synthase subunit beta yields the protein MFEYQYPDVHGHFGRYGGSFASETLTHALVELRDAYAKYQNDPEFIAEFQSELAHYVGRPSPVYHADRMSREMGGAQIYLKREDLNHTGAHKINNVIGQAMLAKRMGKPRIIAETGAGQHGVATATICARYGLECIVYMGAEDVKRQSPNVYRMKLLGATVVPVESGSKTLKDALNEAMRDWVANVDNTFYIIGTVAGPHPYPMMVRDFQKVIGEECLTQMPEFLGPDHQPDAVVACVGGGSNAMGIFYPYIPFENTQLIGVEAAGEGLETGKHSASLQKGSSGVLHGNRTFIMQDDNGQILETHSISAGLDYPGVGPEHAWLQEIGRAQYVGITDTEALDAFHYLCRAEGIIPALESSHAVAYAMKLAKTMRTDQSILVSLSGRGDKDIGTVADLSGAEYFDRPSMRGLTVKGAPGHDAAKPAAGGSNKL from the coding sequence ATGTTTGAATACCAGTACCCTGACGTCCACGGCCACTTCGGTCGCTACGGAGGCAGCTTCGCCAGCGAAACCCTGACGCACGCTCTTGTCGAGCTGCGTGATGCCTACGCCAAATACCAGAACGACCCTGAGTTCATCGCTGAATTCCAGTCCGAGCTGGCTCACTATGTGGGTCGCCCTTCGCCCGTTTATCACGCAGACCGCATGTCGCGCGAAATGGGTGGCGCTCAGATCTATCTGAAACGTGAAGACCTGAACCACACCGGCGCGCACAAGATCAACAACGTGATTGGCCAGGCCATGCTCGCCAAGCGCATGGGCAAGCCGCGCATCATTGCCGAGACCGGTGCCGGCCAGCATGGCGTGGCAACCGCCACCATCTGCGCGCGCTACGGCCTGGAATGCATCGTTTACATGGGCGCCGAAGACGTGAAGCGCCAAAGCCCCAATGTCTACCGCATGAAGCTGCTGGGCGCCACCGTGGTGCCCGTGGAATCCGGCAGCAAGACCTTGAAGGATGCCCTCAACGAGGCCATGCGCGACTGGGTGGCCAATGTGGACAACACTTTCTACATCATCGGAACGGTGGCGGGTCCGCACCCCTACCCCATGATGGTGCGCGACTTCCAGAAGGTGATTGGCGAAGAGTGCCTGACGCAGATGCCCGAGTTTCTGGGCCCTGACCACCAGCCCGACGCGGTGGTGGCCTGTGTGGGCGGCGGCAGCAATGCCATGGGTATCTTCTACCCCTACATTCCCTTTGAAAACACCCAGCTGATCGGCGTAGAAGCGGCTGGCGAAGGCCTGGAAACCGGCAAGCACTCGGCATCGCTGCAAAAAGGCAGCTCGGGCGTGCTGCACGGCAACCGCACCTTCATCATGCAAGACGACAACGGCCAGATTCTGGAGACCCACTCCATCAGCGCCGGTCTGGACTACCCCGGCGTGGGCCCTGAGCACGCCTGGCTGCAGGAAATCGGTCGCGCCCAGTACGTGGGCATTACCGACACCGAAGCGCTGGACGCCTTCCACTACCTGTGCCGTGCCGAAGGCATCATCCCCGCGCTGGAATCCAGCCATGCCGTGGCCTACGCCATGAAACTGGCCAAGACCATGCGCACCGACCAGTCCATTCTGGTCAGCCTCTCTGGCCGCGGCGATAAGGACATTGGCACCGTTGCCGACTTGTCGGGTGCCGAATATTTTGACCGCCCATCCATGCGCGGCCTCACCGTCAAGGGTGCACCCGGCCACGATGCGGCCAAGCCAGCCGCAGGTGGGAGCAACAAGTTATGA
- a CDS encoding FimV/HubP family polar landmark protein, producing MQRWKLSALAAATLALSSLSATDAWALALGRITVQSALGEPLRAEVEIPQLSAAEADSLQAAVASPAAFRAQGMEYSGTANTVRVKVQKRSNGSTVLQLSSFQPVNDPFVDLVIDANWASGKLQRNYTLLLDPPTSRRPAPAPTTVAQAAPAEMPARPAVVARRTSAPVAAAGRDLRNDRDLDSTSAKPQRKTGTAAATPSSTKGEVRVKAGDTAGRIAAAYKPAGVSLDQMLVAMLRSNPQAFINGNINRMRSGAVVQLPDEATTQSTSVKEARQIMAAQSQDFNQFRRQLAGVAPVATVEAASRSASGQVQAHVEDAKPSTAAPDKLTLSKGTVKGTAADEQLAQQKQTADQTARADELKRNMAELSQIAAATKPAGSPAATAGAAAPQAPGLSVPSATTATTNTAATAAPPAAATAPAEAAAPEATKPADAANAPAEGGEKTPEAVPAEAATQPAPVVPPKPAPAPVAAPEEPSFIDGLMEDPTIPLAGAALLALLLGYGGYRVMQRRKAAAAGADSTLGDSQLSADSFFGASGGQRVDTTTNSSQLSAQSMQYSPSQLDAGDVDPLAEADVYLAYGRDLQAEEILKEALRTDPNRLVLHQKLAEIYAKRHDRMAYASVANNLYGLTQGKGPEWQRLADQGRILDSDNALYQPGGSPQPHHSDAAASMSNAFSPTDPASALTAGAAAVAFGSALAAAKEADREGPPTQPAGLDFDMDLDLPGGLSPAAAPVAATPAAQQPSEQDFASLAQWEAPAAASASPAHAADNGLSLDLDDLASFSLPATASQAPAPAAAPVAMPIEQGSLNALEFDLDSFTLPLQSVTESTEEKDISPSELAPHKAASEEESRSTEAMTLQLPIDAGSSPAISAQKVEPTFDLGGLSLDLGMPNHAVNLDAVASPAEPEDPLATKLALAEEFNAIGDSDGARTLIEEVIAEAHGDLKAKAQSLLSQIG from the coding sequence ATGCAACGCTGGAAACTCTCTGCGCTCGCCGCAGCCACCCTCGCTCTGTCTAGCCTTTCGGCCACCGATGCATGGGCATTGGCACTGGGTCGTATCACGGTCCAGTCGGCTCTGGGAGAGCCTTTGCGTGCGGAGGTCGAGATTCCTCAGCTCAGCGCAGCGGAAGCCGACAGCCTGCAAGCTGCGGTGGCATCGCCTGCTGCTTTCCGCGCGCAGGGCATGGAGTACTCGGGTACTGCCAACACTGTTCGCGTCAAGGTGCAAAAACGCTCCAATGGCTCAACTGTGCTGCAACTGAGCAGCTTCCAGCCGGTCAACGATCCCTTTGTGGACCTGGTGATTGATGCCAACTGGGCCTCTGGCAAGCTGCAGCGCAATTACACCTTGCTGCTGGACCCCCCCACGTCGCGCCGCCCCGCACCTGCACCGACAACGGTGGCCCAGGCAGCTCCTGCTGAGATGCCAGCCCGCCCTGCGGTGGTAGCTCGCCGCACATCAGCCCCTGTGGCAGCAGCAGGCCGAGATCTGCGCAATGACCGCGATCTGGACAGCACATCGGCCAAGCCTCAACGCAAGACCGGTACCGCTGCCGCAACGCCTTCCAGCACCAAGGGTGAGGTTCGCGTAAAGGCCGGCGACACCGCTGGCCGCATTGCTGCCGCATACAAGCCTGCCGGCGTTTCTCTGGATCAGATGCTGGTCGCCATGCTGCGCAGCAACCCACAAGCATTCATCAACGGCAACATCAACCGCATGCGCAGTGGTGCCGTGGTTCAGTTGCCCGACGAAGCAACGACTCAGTCCACTTCCGTCAAGGAAGCGCGCCAGATCATGGCGGCCCAGTCGCAGGACTTCAACCAATTTCGCCGCCAACTGGCTGGCGTAGCCCCTGTGGCCACGGTCGAGGCCGCATCGCGCAGCGCATCCGGTCAGGTTCAGGCGCATGTCGAGGATGCCAAGCCCAGCACTGCTGCTCCAGACAAGCTGACCCTGTCCAAGGGCACAGTCAAGGGCACTGCCGCAGACGAACAACTGGCACAGCAAAAGCAGACTGCAGATCAGACAGCTCGCGCTGATGAGCTCAAACGCAATATGGCCGAACTGAGCCAGATTGCTGCCGCCACCAAGCCCGCTGGCAGCCCTGCAGCCACAGCGGGTGCAGCAGCGCCACAAGCCCCGGGCCTGAGCGTGCCCTCCGCAACTACAGCAACCACCAATACGGCAGCAACTGCAGCGCCCCCTGCTGCAGCTACGGCCCCAGCAGAGGCCGCAGCGCCTGAAGCAACCAAGCCCGCCGATGCCGCCAACGCGCCAGCAGAAGGTGGAGAGAAAACCCCAGAAGCTGTGCCCGCAGAAGCAGCGACACAGCCAGCTCCGGTTGTGCCACCCAAACCAGCTCCGGCACCTGTTGCTGCGCCTGAAGAACCCAGCTTTATCGATGGTTTGATGGAAGACCCCACCATTCCTCTGGCCGGTGCAGCCCTGCTCGCATTGCTGCTGGGCTACGGTGGCTATCGAGTCATGCAACGCCGCAAGGCAGCAGCCGCTGGCGCAGACAGCACTTTGGGTGACAGCCAGCTTTCCGCAGACTCCTTTTTTGGAGCCAGCGGTGGCCAGCGCGTGGACACCACGACCAACAGCAGCCAGCTGTCGGCTCAGTCCATGCAGTACTCACCAAGCCAGCTGGACGCCGGTGACGTGGACCCATTGGCCGAGGCTGATGTGTACCTGGCCTATGGCCGCGACCTGCAGGCCGAAGAAATTCTCAAGGAGGCGCTGCGCACTGACCCCAACCGACTGGTTCTGCACCAGAAGCTGGCCGAGATCTATGCCAAACGCCATGACCGCATGGCCTATGCATCGGTCGCCAACAATCTGTACGGACTGACTCAGGGCAAGGGCCCAGAATGGCAACGCTTGGCGGATCAGGGCCGAATCCTCGACTCTGACAACGCGCTGTACCAACCCGGTGGCTCGCCTCAGCCCCACCACTCTGATGCAGCTGCAAGCATGAGCAATGCATTCAGCCCCACCGACCCCGCCTCAGCCCTGACAGCTGGCGCTGCTGCGGTTGCCTTTGGCTCGGCACTGGCTGCTGCCAAGGAAGCCGACCGCGAAGGTCCTCCTACTCAGCCAGCCGGCCTGGACTTCGACATGGACCTGGATCTGCCAGGCGGCCTGTCGCCTGCCGCAGCACCCGTTGCCGCAACGCCAGCAGCACAGCAGCCAAGCGAGCAGGACTTCGCCTCGCTTGCGCAATGGGAAGCGCCTGCTGCAGCCTCAGCCAGCCCTGCACATGCCGCAGACAATGGCCTGAGCCTTGATCTGGATGACCTAGCCTCGTTCAGCCTACCCGCCACTGCATCGCAAGCCCCAGCGCCCGCAGCAGCACCTGTAGCTATGCCTATCGAGCAAGGCTCGCTGAATGCGCTGGAGTTTGACCTCGACAGTTTCACTCTGCCGCTTCAGTCCGTTACTGAAAGCACGGAAGAAAAAGACATTTCCCCCTCTGAACTGGCACCTCACAAAGCTGCGTCAGAGGAAGAAAGTCGCAGTACCGAAGCCATGACCTTGCAGCTGCCGATTGATGCTGGCAGCAGCCCCGCCATCAGTGCCCAAAAAGTCGAACCCACTTTCGACCTGGGTGGCCTGTCGCTGGACCTGGGCATGCCCAACCATGCAGTGAACCTTGACGCCGTCGCATCGCCTGCTGAACCCGAAGACCCGCTGGCAACCAAGCTAGCTTTGGCCGAAGAGTTCAACGCCATCGGCGATAGTGACGGAGCGCGTACACTCATAGAGGAAGTGATCGCCGAAGCTCATGGCGATCTCAAAGCCAAGGCACAAAGCCTGCTCTCTCAGATTGGTTAA
- the accD gene encoding acetyl-CoA carboxylase, carboxyltransferase subunit beta, which translates to MSWLEKLLPAKIQQTNPTERHQQIPEGLWIKCPSCESVLYKTDLEKNQNVCPTCGHHHRIGARARLNHFLDAEGRYEIGQEVIPVDPLKFKDSRKYPERLKEALENTGETDALIVMGGSVKSINMVVACFEFDFMGGSMGSVVGERFVRGVETAIEQKVPFVCFTATGGARMQEGLLSLMQMAKTNAALTRLAKKGLPYISVLTDPTMGGVSAGFAFVGDIVIAEPKALIGFAGPRVIETTVRVKLPEGFQRAEFLQEKGAVDMIVDRRELRDRISSSLAMLQRLPADAVE; encoded by the coding sequence ATGTCCTGGCTTGAAAAACTTCTGCCTGCAAAAATCCAGCAGACTAACCCGACGGAACGCCACCAGCAGATTCCCGAAGGTCTGTGGATCAAATGCCCCAGCTGCGAATCCGTTCTGTACAAGACCGATCTGGAAAAGAACCAGAACGTCTGCCCCACCTGCGGTCATCACCACCGCATCGGTGCGCGTGCGCGTCTGAACCATTTCCTCGACGCTGAAGGCCGCTACGAAATCGGCCAGGAAGTCATTCCTGTTGACCCCTTGAAGTTCAAGGACAGCCGCAAGTACCCCGAGCGCCTGAAAGAAGCGCTAGAGAACACCGGCGAGACAGATGCCCTGATCGTCATGGGCGGCTCCGTCAAGAGCATCAACATGGTCGTGGCCTGCTTTGAGTTCGACTTCATGGGCGGCTCCATGGGCTCCGTGGTCGGCGAGCGCTTTGTGCGCGGCGTCGAAACCGCTATTGAGCAAAAAGTGCCCTTCGTCTGCTTCACGGCCACCGGTGGTGCCCGTATGCAGGAAGGCCTGCTCTCGCTAATGCAAATGGCCAAGACCAATGCGGCGCTGACCCGCCTGGCCAAGAAGGGCCTGCCCTATATCTCCGTGCTGACCGACCCCACCATGGGCGGCGTGTCTGCCGGCTTCGCCTTTGTGGGCGATATTGTGATTGCAGAACCCAAGGCCCTGATCGGCTTTGCCGGCCCCCGCGTGATCGAGACCACGGTACGCGTGAAGCTGCCTGAAGGCTTCCAGCGTGCCGAGTTCCTGCAGGAAAAGGGCGCTGTGGACATGATTGTCGACCGCCGCGAACTGCGCGACCGCATCTCCAGTTCGCTGGCTATGCTGCAACGCTTGCCTGCTGACGCAGTGGAATAA
- the trpA gene encoding tryptophan synthase subunit alpha: protein MSRISDTFSKLKEEGRKALIPYVTAGFPFAAITPSLMHGMVEAGADVIELGVPFSDPMADGPTIQRAGDKAIANGVGMAQVLAYVAEFRKKDQATPVVLMGYANPVERYDQVHGEDAFVNHACESGVDGILIVDYPPEECEEFAAKLKARDMDLIFLLAPTSTDERMQQVARVATGYVYYVSLKGVTGSGALDTAAVEAMLPRIRKHVNIPVGVGFGIRDAQTAQTVGQVADAVIIGSRIIDLLDNQPHEKIVPLAIDFLRGVRKALDA from the coding sequence ATGAGCCGAATTTCCGACACATTCAGCAAACTCAAGGAAGAAGGCCGCAAGGCGCTGATTCCTTATGTGACAGCTGGTTTCCCCTTTGCAGCCATCACCCCTTCCCTCATGCACGGCATGGTGGAAGCCGGTGCCGACGTGATCGAGCTGGGCGTGCCCTTCTCCGACCCCATGGCCGACGGCCCCACCATCCAGCGTGCGGGTGACAAGGCTATCGCCAACGGCGTGGGCATGGCCCAGGTGCTGGCCTATGTGGCCGAGTTCCGTAAAAAGGACCAGGCCACGCCCGTGGTGCTCATGGGTTATGCCAACCCGGTCGAGCGCTACGACCAGGTTCACGGTGAAGACGCCTTCGTCAATCACGCCTGCGAGTCTGGCGTGGACGGTATCCTCATCGTGGACTACCCACCTGAAGAGTGCGAAGAGTTTGCCGCCAAGCTCAAAGCCCGCGACATGGACCTCATCTTCCTGCTGGCCCCCACCAGCACAGACGAGCGCATGCAGCAAGTGGCTCGCGTGGCCACCGGCTATGTCTACTATGTCTCGCTCAAGGGCGTGACCGGTTCCGGCGCACTCGACACTGCTGCGGTGGAAGCCATGCTGCCCCGCATTCGCAAGCATGTGAACATCCCCGTGGGCGTGGGCTTTGGCATTCGCGATGCCCAGACTGCCCAGACCGTAGGCCAGGTGGCCGATGCCGTCATCATTGGCAGCCGCATCATTGATCTGCTCGACAACCAGCCGCATGAAAAAATCGTGCCTCTGGCAATAGACTTTCTGCGCGGCGTGCGTAAGGCACTCGACGCATAA